A window of Micromonospora sp. WMMC415 genomic DNA:
ACATGGACCTGGTGATGTCGGTGTGCGACGAGATCGTCGTCCTGGACTTCGGCCGGGTGGTCGCCACCGGCACGCCCGAGGCGATCCGCGACGACCCGGCCGTCGCCGACGCGTACCTCGGCGCGGCCGTCGACGAGGCGGCGGCATGACCGCCGCGAGTGCGCAGCCCGGCACCGACCTGCTCGCCGTGCGGGGCCTGGTGGCCGGGTACGGGGCGGCGCCGGTGCTGCACGCTGTCGACCTGCGCGTGCCGGCCGGCGCCATCGTGGCCGTCGTGGGCGCCAACGGGGCCGGCAAGACCACTTTGCTGCGCGCCCTCTCCGGCATGCTGCGCCCCACCGCCGGTCGGATCCTCCTCGACGGCGAGGACCTGCGCGGCACCCCCGTCGAGCAGCTCGTCCGGCGCGGCCTGGCGCACGTCCCCGAGGGACGTGGCGTGATCGGCGAGCTCACCGTCGAGGAGAACCTGCGCCTCGGCGGGCTGTGGCGGCGGGACCGGGCGGACGCCGCCCGCGCCCACGACGAGGTTTACCAGTTGTTCGAGCCGCTGGCCCGGCGCCGGCGGCACCTCGGCCACCAACTCTCCGGCGGCGAACGGCAGATGCTCGCCCTCGGCCGCGCGCTGGTCGGCCGGCCCCGCCTGCTGCTGCTCGACGAACCGTCGCTCGGCCTGGCGCCGCGGGTGGTCGCCCAGACCATGACCCTGCTGCGGCAACTGCGCGACCGCACCGGGCTGGCCGTGCTGCTCGTCGAGCAGAACGTCCGCAGCGCCCTCGGCGTCGCCGACCACGGCGTCGTGATGTCCCTCGGCCGGGTCGTCACCTCCGCGCCGGCCGCCCGGCTCCGCGACGACGCCGACCTGCGCCACGCGTACCTGGGATTCTGACCACCGCCGACAAGGAGGCCCGTTGGACCGCTTCGTCTTCCTCACCCTCGACGGCCTGTCGAGGGGAGCGGTCTACGCCGCGTTCGCGCTGGCCCTGGTGCTCATCTGGCGGGCCGCGCGGATCGTCAACTTCGCCCAGGGGGCGATGGCCGTCGCCGCCGCGTACGCCGCCTACAGCGTCTCGGCCGCGACCGGCTCGTACTGGCTCGGGTTCGTCGCCGCGCTCGCCGTCGGCCTGCTCCTCGGCGCGGTCGTCGACGTCGCCGTCATGCGCTTCGTCGACCACCGCTCGCCGCTCAACCCGGTGATCGTCGCGCTCGGGCTGGTCCTGCTGATCCAGGCCGTCCTCGGCATGGTGTACGGCAACGAGTTCCGGCCGGCGGCGGCTCCGTTCAGCCGCAGCGCCCTGACCGTCGGCGGTCTGGCCGTCCTGTCGCCGTACGACGTCTTCGTCTTCGCCGCCGTCGGGACGGTCGGCGCCGCGCTCGCCTGGATCTTCACCCGGACCGCGGTGGGCCTGCGGATGCGGGCCGCGGCGTTCGCTCCCGAGGTCTCCCGCCTGCTCGGGGTGAACGTCGGCGGCATGCTCACGCTCGGCTGGGCGCTCGCGTCCGGTGTCGGCGCCCTGGCCGGCATGCTCGTCATCCCGACCGAGCTGGGCCTGCACCCGCACGCCATGGACCTGGTCTTCGTCTCGGCGTTCACCGCCGCCGTGGTGGGCGGGCTGGACAGCCCGCCCGGCGCGATCGTCGGCGGCGTCGGGGTCGGGCTGCTGCTGTCGTACGTCAGCGGCTACGCCGGCGGCGACCTCATCCCCCTCGCGGTGCTGGTGCTGCTCCTGGCGGTGCTACTGGTCCGCCCCGGCGGCCTGTTCGCCCCGGTCACCGCGAGGCGGGTGTGAGCGCCACCGGGGTGGCGGCCCCACCCGCGACCCGGGCGCCCCGTCCCGAGGGCCGGCCGGAGGGGCGGCGCGTCCCGACCCTGCTGCGCCACCTCGGGCTCGCGGCCGTCGCCGCGTCGGCACTGCTGGCGGTCAGTTACGGCCTCGAACCGTTCCGGAACTTCCAGCTCGCCACGGTCGCCGCCTACCTCTGCGCGACCGCCGGGCTGACCATCCTCACCGGACTGAACGGCCAGCTCTCACTCGGGCACGGCGCGCTGATGGCGGTCGGCGCGTACACGGTCGCCCTGACGCAGGACGCCTTCGCCGACCGCGGCCGAACCGGCGGCGGGTTGCTGGTCGTGTCCCTGGTGGCGGCGGTGGCCACCAGCGTCGCGGTCGGCGCCGTCGTGGGCGTGGCCGCCGCCCGGTTGCGCGGCCCCTACCTGGCCGGCGTCACCCTGGCGGTCGCGGTCGTGGTACCGGCCCTGACCGTCACCTTCGACGGCGTCCTCAACGGCGAGCAGGGGCTGCCCGTCCCGGTCGCACCGCCACCGGCGGCGCTCGGCCCGTACTTCCCGTACGAGCGGTGGCAGCTCTGGGTCGCCGGGTCGGCGACGCTGCTCTGCCTGGTGCTGCTGGCGAACCTGGTCCGCAGCCGGTACGGCCGCACCTTCCGGGCGGTACGCGACGACGAGATCGCGGCCCGCCTCGCCGGGATCCACGTCGCCCGGACCCAGGTCCTCGCCTTCGTGGTCAGCGCCGCCGGGGCCGGGCTGGGCGGCGCCCTGCTCGCCGTGCTCGCGCAGAGCGTCTCGCCCGGCGCGTTCTCGCTGACGCTGTCGCTGTTCCTGCTGATGGCCGTCGTCATCGGCGGCCTCGGCCGGCTGGCCGGCGCGCTGTGGGGCGCTGCCCTGCTGGTCGCCCTGCCCGACCTGACGCACACCCTGACCGACCTGCTGACGCTCTCGCCGGCGGCGGCGCAGCGCCTGGAGGGCAACCTCCCGCTGGCGATCTTCGGGAGCACGCTGGTCGTCGTCATGATCGCCGCACCCGGCGGCGTGCAGGGCCTGCTGTCCCGCCTCGCCCGCACCCTGCGGGACCGGTGGCGGGCGGGGCGGCGCTGACCACCCGTCCGGCCCCGGCCGGGCGCACCTCATCCACCCACCACACCATCCACCCTGGCCGAGAAAGGTCGGTACCCCATGCGACGCATCGCACGACGCGGTCTCGCGATCGCCACCTCCATCACCCTGCTGCTCAGCGCGGCGGCCTGCGGCGGGAACGACGGCGGGTCCGCCGGCCGTGGGCCGGTCCCGGGCGTCACCGACACCGAGGTGGTCGTCGGCACCCACATGCCGCTCACCGGCCCGGCCTCGGCCGGCTACTCCAAGATCGCGCCGGCCACCAAGGCGTACTTCGACTACGTCAACGCCAACGGCGGCGTGCACGGTCGCAAGATCACCTACAAGGTCATGGACGACGGGTACAACCCGGCGAACACCCAGCAGGTCGTCCGCCAGCTCGTCCTCCAGGACAAGGTCTTCGCCGTCCTCAACGGCCTCGGCACCCCGACCCACAGCGGCGTGCTCGACTTCCTGCACACCAACCGGGTCCCCGACCTCTTCGTCGCCTCCGGCAGCCGCAGCTGGGACCAGCCCGACCGCTACCCGAACACGTTCGGCTTCAACCCCGACTACACGGTCGAGGGCAAGATCCTCGCCCACCACGTGAAGACCACCCTGCCCGGGAAGAAGGTCTGCTTCCTCGGCCAGAACGACGACTTCGGCCGGGACAGCCTCGCCGGGGTGGAGAAGGTGCTCGGCGGCCCCGTCGTGGCCCGCCAGGACTACGTGGTCAGCAACACCAACGTGGCGCCCCAGATCGGCGCGTTGAAGGCGGCCGGCTGCGAGGTGGTCGTCCTCGCCACGGTGCCGGGCTTCACCGCCCTGTCCATCGGCACCGCCGCCCGGCTCGGCTTCCGGCCGCAGTGGGTGGTGTCCAACGTCGGCGCCGACCACCCGACCCTCGCCAAGCAGCTCGGCGACGCCGCCGGCCTGCTGGACGGCATGGTCGGCATCAACTACCTGCCGATGCAGAACGACACGACCAACCCGTGGATCCAGCTGTTCACGAAGGTGAACCGGGACCACAACGGGAACGCGCCGTTCGACGGCAACACCGTGTACGGCATGGCCGTGGGGTACCTCTTCGTCCAGGTGCTCCTCGCCGCCGGCAGGGACCTCACCCGCGAGTCGCTGACCGAGGCCGTCCGCAAGGGTGGCTACCAGGGCCCCGGGCTCGCTCCGCTGCGGTTCTCCGCCACCGACCACTCCGGCTACGGCGGGGGCCGGCTCACCCGGGTGAGCGGGGGAGTGCAGGCCTACTTCGGGCCCGCGTACGAGACCGACGAGGGCGACGGGGCGGTGAACGAGTACACCGCCCCCGCGGTGGCACCGCCGGCCAACGGCGTGCCGACCACCTGATCCGGTCGCGGCCGGGGCGGGGCCGGCGCACGGCCCCGCCGGCCGGCCCACCTGCCACCGGCCACCGCTCGCTGGGAGGGTCGGGCCGGGCCCGGTGTCAGCCACCGGATCGTGAGTAACCGCACGTCTACACTCGGCGTGCGGGCGAGACCAGGCCGCGGTGAAGGAGGCGGGCGGGAATGGGCGGGGCCGAGGCGCCGGGCCGGGTCGACGGGCGTACGGCCCGGGCCGAACGCACCCGGGCCGCGATCGTCGAGGCGCACCTCGCCCTGATCTCCGAGGGTGACCTGCGGCCGACCGGGGAGCGCATCGCCGAGCGCGCCGGCATCTCGCTGCGCACGCTCTGGACCAACTTCAAGGACATGGAGACCCTCTTCGAGGCGAGCGGTGAAGAGGTGCTCCGGCAGCAGGACGCCGCGTGGCGGCCGATCTCGACCGAGCTACCACTGGCCAAGCGGGTCGACGCGTACAGCCGGCAGCGGGCCAAGCTGCTCCAGCTCATCGCGCCCTCGGCGCGCGCCGCCCAGATGCGGGAACCGCTGTCCGCGCAGCTGCACCGCAACCGGCTCAAGCACATCGACCGGGTCCGCGACGAGGTCGAGGCGCTGTTCGCCGTCGAGCTGGACCGGGCCGGCGCGGGCCGCGAGCAGGTGGTGAACGCCGTCGTGGCGGTGAGCACGTGGGGGACCTGGTCGATGCTGCGCGACGGCCTGGGGCTCGGCGTGGACCAGGCCAGGGCGGTGATGGCGCGCACGGTGGGCGCCCTGCTGGCGGCCGTCGCCGACTGACCGGCACGACGCTCTTTTCCGAGCGGTTACCGATTGGTAAAACTGGATGCATGGTTACTGCATCGACAGTGCAAATAACCGTGCTGCGCGGTCGGGACCACGAGTGCCGGGCGATCCGGCGGCTGCTCGACGGCCCGGATGGGGGAGCGCTGCTGGTCCACGGTGAGCCGGGGTCGGGGCGCAGTGCGCTGCTGGCGTACGCCCGGCACCACGCCGGGGACCGGGCCGTCCTCACCGCCGCCGGGCTCGCCGACGAGGCCACCCTGCCGTACGCCGGGTTGCAGCGCCTCCTCGATCCCGTCCTCGACCGGGCCGCCACGCTGCCGGAGCGGCAGCGGCGGGTGCTGCGGCGCGCCCTGGCCGGCGGCGGGTGTCCGGCCGACGAGCGGCTGGCCCTGTCCATGGCCGTGCTCGGCCTGCTCGCCGCCGCCGCGCGCGACCGTCCGCTGCTGTGCACGGTGGACGACGTCGACTCCGGCGACCGGCAGACCGCCGAGACGCTGGCCGTCGTCGCCCGCCGCCTGCACCGCCTGCCGGTCACCCTCCTGCTCGCCGCCGACACCGACGCCGCAGCCGGCGGCATCCCCGCTCACCGGCTCCGCCCACTCGACGAGCGGAACAGCCGGGCGGCACTCGCCGACCGGTGCCCCGGACTGCCGGCGCCGGTGACCGCCGTGCTGGCGACGGTCGGTGGCGGAAACCCGCAGGCCCTCGCGGACCTCGTCGACGTGCTCACCCCCGGCCAGAGGCAGGGCGAGGAGCCGCTGCCCGCCGCACCACCGGCGGGCGGCGCGCTGGGCTCCGCGTACCGTGCCCGGCTGGACCGCCTGCCCCCGGACAGCCGGCAGGTGCTGCTCCTGGCCGCCCTCGACGGGGACGATGACCCCGCCACCCTGGTCCGGGCCACCCGGGCGGCCGGCACGACCGTCGACGCCCTCGCACCGGCCGAAGCCGCCGGCCTGGTCCGTACCGGCCCGGCCGGCGTGACCTTCCCCAGTCCGCTGGCCCGGACGATGGTGCAGGTCGTCGTCCCGTTCGCCGAACGGCGCGCGGCCCACCTGCTGCTGGCCAGGGCGCTCGACGGCCGGCGGCTGCGGCGGGCCCTGCACCTCGCCGCGGTCGCGGACGGCCCCGACCCGCGGCTCGCCGCGGAACTCGAAACGGCGGCGGCCGACGGCGGGGACGGCTGGGCGACCGCCGCGGCGGCCCTGCGGCACGCGGCGGACCTCAGCGACGATCCGGTCCAGGCGGCCGCCCGCCTGGTCACCGCAGCCCGGTACGCCTGGCGGGGCGGCGACCCCGACACGGCCCGGCAGGTGCTCCGCCGGCTGCCGTCCACCCCGGCCCACCCGGTCGTGACCGCCGCGGCCGGCCTGCTGCGCGGCGAGCTGCAGCTACGGTGCGACGCCCCGGCCGCCGCGGTCACCACCCTGCTGGCCGCTACCGAGGCGATCGCCGCCACCGACCGCGCCGAGGCCCTGCTCGGTCTCGTCCGCGCCGGCGAAGCCATCTGCTTCTCGGGCGACCACTACCGCTACGCCGACGTGGCGCGCCGGATGTCCGCGCTGCACCGCGACGGCCACCCACCGGGGGCGGAACTCATGACCGCGCTCATCGCCGGGGTGGCCGCCACCCTGCGCGGCGAGCACGAGCAGGGCGGACCACTGCTGCGCCGCGCCGTCGTCCTCGGTGGACGGCTCACCGGGGACGCGCTCACGCCGGCCGCGCTGACCGGCGCGGCGGTGGCCGGCCTGCTGGTGGCCGTGGACGCCGCGGCACACCGGCTGGCCGACCGCGCCGTCGACCTGGCCCGCGCCGCCGGGGACCTGTCCCAGCTGCCCCGAGCCCTGGAGCTGCGGGCGATGACGGAGTACTGGCTGGGCCGGCACGACGCCGCGGCGGACAGCTGCCGGGAAGGGCTGCGCGCGGCCCGGGCCAGCGGTCAGCACACCTGCGCCGCCGTGCACCTGGGCCTGCTGGCCGTTCTCGCCGCCCTGCGGGCCGACCGGGACACCAGTCTGCGACACGTCGCCGAGATCGGCGACACCGCCGCGCCCGGCAGCCGCCCGTACGCCCTCACCCGGTGGGCGCTGGCGGTGCTCGACCTGGCCGACGGCCGGTACGCCGACGCCGCCGACCGCCTCACGTCGCTGGCACGTCCCGGCACCGGCCGTGGCCAGGTCCTCGTCCAGGTGATGGCCACGCCCCACCTGGTGGAGGCCGCCGCCCACGTCGGCCACCATCCGCAGGCCCGCGCCGCGCTCGCCGTCTTCGACCGCTGGGCCGGCAGTACGGCCAGCCCGTCCCGCCGGGCCCTGTCCGCACGGTGCCACGCGCTGCTGGCGCCGCGCGGCAGCGCCGAGGCGGAGGAGCAGTTCCGAAGGGCGCTGCGGCTGCACCCGGCCGACTCCGCGACCTTCGAGCGAGCCCGGACCGAACTGCTCTTCGGCCGGGAACTGCGTCACAGCCGGAGACCCCGCGACGCCCGGCCCCACCTGCACCGCGCCCGCCAGGCGTTCACCCTGCTCGGAGCGGGCACGTGGGCGGAACTTCGAGCAGTACGTGATCCGTGCGCCCCGTTCGGCGATGGTCGCTGTTCTTGATGATCGCCAACGCTTGCTTCTGATGCGACGACACCGCTTCGTCTTTGACCGCTGGGTGTGGGAGTTGCCCGGCGGCTACGTCGACGACGAGGAAGAGCCGGCGGTCTGTGCGGCCCGGGAGGTCGAGGAGGAGACCGGTTGGCGCCCAGGTGATGTCGAGCCGTTGTTGACCTTCCAGCCGTGGGTCGGCTCGGCCGACGCGGAGAATCTGCTGTTTCTGTCGCGGAGCGCGAAGCACATCGGGGCGCCGACGGATGTCAACGAAGCGGAGCAGGTCGCCTGGATTCCGCTCGTCGAGGCGCGTGAGCTGGTGTACAGCGGTGAAATCGCCGGCGCGGGCACAGTGATCGCGGTGCTGGAGCTAATCGCCCGGGAGGCGCGCGGCGAGCTGTAGTGATGAACTGTCGTACGACGGTCGAATCCTGCGCGGCGCGATTGAGGACGCCGGCTTCGAGAATGAAGATCATCGCTCCGCTGGCGTCTGGTCGTCAGTCATCTACCCGTCCCTGTGCCGGTGAGTCCGTCCGCCCTCAGGCTTTAGACGATGAGTCCTGGTTCCTCTCGGACAAAGATGCATATCCGTTCGCTGCCTTGGCGCGGAGGGTTACCGGGCGGAGCGGCCGTGAGTACCGTGGTCACGACGGCGGCCGGCAGGCCGACGGCGCATCCCGCGGTTCAGGGAGGTCTGGAATGGATCCGATGCCAGAGCTGACCTTCGGACAGCGGCTGAAGCTTTACCGGGAGCGCTCGGGCAAGACTCGCGCGGTGCTCGGTGGACTGGTGGGTCGGAGCGCCGAGTGGGTGAAGGCCGTGGAGACCGATCGGATCCTGCCCCCGCGTATCCACATGCTGGATCGGATCGCCCGCGCCCTCAAGGTCGACGTGTCGGCCCTGGTCGGGGAGTTGAGCGACCGGTCCGCTGTCGTCAACGGGCCGGAACATCCGGCGCTGGCCTCGGTCCGCGACGCGGTGAACCGCGTCCCGCTGTCCGAGGACGTCGCTGCCGAGCCCTTGACGCAGATCAGGGAACGCCTCACCGCTGCCTGGCGGGCACGTCACCAGGCGTCGGACCACCGCACGGTGCTCGGCGCGCTGCTTCCGGATCTGGTTCAGGACGCGCAGCGTGCCGCGTTGGCCCACGAGGGCGACGAGCGTCGGCGGGCACAGGCGCTGCTGGCCGAGGTGCTGGGACTTACGCAGATGTTTCTCGCCTACCAGCCGGCCGCCGAGTTGCTGTGGCGGGTCGCCGACCGGGCGATGGTGGCCGCCCAGGAGTCCGGCGATCCCGAGGCGCTGGCCTGCGCGGGCTGGTTCCTGTGTCAGGTGCACCGGGACGCGGGCGACTGGGACACCGCGATGTCGGTGACCTTGGACGTGGTCTCGGCGTTGGAGGCGCGGACAGCCGACGCGAACGCGAACCTGCTCGCGCTCTGGGGAGCGCTCAACTTCGAGGCCGCCTACACCGCTGCCCGGGCTGGGGAGGACGGCCGCGCCTGGCGGTACTGGGATCGCGCCGACCGGGTGGCGCAACGTCTGCCAAAGGGCTTCTACCAGCCGCAGACGTCTTTCTCGCGGGTCATCATGGGAGCCCACGCCCTGACCGTGGCCGTCGAGTTGCAGAAGTCTGGCGAGGCGGTGCGGCAGGCCAGGCGCCTTGACCCTGCTGCCATCCCGTCGAGGCCGCGCCGTGCGCGACACCTCATCGAGGTGGCCCGCGGCCACTACGGCAAGGGCGACAACGAGGCCACTGTGGCGGCCCTGCGGCAAGCCTACGAGTCGGCGCCGGAGACGATCCGATTCAACGGCTACGCCCGTCAGATCACGCTGGACCTGCTCGACGGTCCCCGTCACATGCGCAACGACGTGCGCGACCTTGCGCTGAAGGTCGGCCTCGTCTCGTGATCTAGGGGTACGAACCTTACCCGTTCCGTCCTGCGACGCTCCGTAGGTTTCTCCTCACGGGATGCGGCGGGCGGTGCGGGATCGCCTGGTCGCCGCGTCCCTCTCACTGGCCACTGGCCGGGGGAGGAGGAGCTTCAGTGAGTGGCGACCAGGAGCAGATCGTCCTTGCCTTTCACGTCCCACGGCTCGACGGCATGTGTGCCGGCTGTCGTGCCTGGTGGTCGCGGCTGACGCCGTACCCGTGCTGGCAGGTGGAGTGGGCGACCAGTCGGCGGGCGCGGTCGCTGACGGCGGCGCTGCTCGGCGGCCGCGCGTGACCACACACGGCCCGGTGCTGCCGATCTGGAACTGCGGCGGCTGCGGCACGCCCTGGCCCTGCCGGACCCGGCAGCGGGAACTGCACGCGGAGTTCGACGGCGCTCCGATATCCCTGGCTCTCTACCTCGGTGCCCAACTGGTGCGCGCCTCGAACGACCTGACGTGGGTGCCGGCCGGAGTGCTGCACCGACGCTTCCTCGGCTGGCTGCGCTGAGCATCCGGCACCGGGACAGACAGGACGCGGCAGTTCTGCCATCCTCGGTCGCATGACGGGGGTCGAGGAACCACTGCGCACGGATCCGGCGGCGGTTACCCGCCCCGCCCCGGCCGGGCTGGGCGGCAACTACTGGCGGCTCTGGTCGGCGTCGGCGGTGTCGAACCTCGCCGACGGCATCGTCAAGATCGCCCTGCCGCTGGTCGCCATCGGCTACACCGACTCGCCGGCGCTGGTCGCCGGGGTGGCGGCGGCGTTCAGCCTGCCGTGGCTGCTCTTCGCGCTGCCGGCCGGTGCGCTCGTCGACCGGCTGGACCGGCGCCGGGCGATGCTGGCCGCCAACACGCTGCGCGCGGCGCTTCTCGGGGCACTGGCACTGGCGGTGGCCTTCGACACCGGCTCGATCTGGCTGCTGTACGCGGTGGCGTTCGGCGTCGGCGCCGCCGAGACCCTCTACGACACCTCGGCCCAGTCGATCCTGCCGCAGGTCGTCCCGCGCGAGCTGCTGCCCCGGGCGAACGGGCGGCTGCACGCCGCCGAACTGACGGCCAACCAGTTCATCGGCCCACCGCTGGCGGGTTTCCTGGTGGCCGGTGGGGCGGCCCTCGCCCTGGCCGGGCCGGCGGGGCTCTGGGCCCTCGCCGTCGCCGCGCTGCTCTTCGTGAGCGGCCGGTTCCGGGTCGAGCGGGACGCGCCGAGCACCCTACGGTCCGACATCGCGGAGGGGCTGCGGTTCCTGTGGCGGCACCGGCTCCTGCGGACGCTGGCGATGATGGTCGGTGGCGGCAACTTCGCCACGAACGCGATCTTCGGGGTGCTGGTGCTCCACGCGGTCGGCCCGGACTCGGCGATGGGGCTCACCGAGCCCGGGTACGGGATCTTCCTGACCACCATCGCCGCCGGCATCGTGCTCGGATCGCTCCTCGCCGGGTGGATCGAGCGCCGGCTCGGCCGGGCCCGCGCGCTCGGCGTGTCGGTGGTCGCCATGGCCGTGGTCGTCGGCGCGCCGGCGCTGATCACCGACCCGTTCGCGCTGGGCGCGGTCTACTTCGGCGGCGGGATCCTGCTCGCCGCCTGGAACGTGATCACGGTGTCGCTGCGCCAGCGGATCACCCCGGACCGTCTCCTCGGGCGGGTCAACAGCGGCTACCGGCTGATCGCCTGGGGCACCTTGCCGTTCGGCGCCGCCACCGGCGGTCTGCTGGCCGAGATGTTCGGCCTCCGTGCGGTGTTCGCCATCATGGGTACGCTGACGCTCGCTCTGCTGCTCGGCATGCTCCGGGTCACCGACGCGGCCATCGCCGCCGCTGAGGGTGACGCCGCGCCCTAGTCGAACAGCACCACCGTCCGGGCGCCCTCGCCGCGGGCCATCCGGTCGAACGCCGCCGGGGCGCCGTCCAGGGTGACCCGGTCGGAGATCAGGGGGGCGAGGTCCAGCGTGTCGTCGAGCACCGCCCGGGCCAGCTCGGGGACGTCCCGGTCCGGGTCGGAGGAGCCGTATACCGAGGACCGCAGCGTCCGTGCCGAGTGGAAGATGTCCAGGGCGCTGAGGCCGACGACGTCGTCGTTCGACCCCATGCCCACCACGATCACCTGGCCGCCCCGGCGGGCGGCCCGCCAGGCGGCGCGGATGGTGGTGCCGCGTCCGACGCACTCCAGCGCGTGGTCGACGCCGCGCCCGCCGGTCAGGCCGCGGATCGCCCGGCTGAGCGTCTCGTCGCCGAGGAGGAAGTCGGTGGCGCCGGCCGCCCGGGCCAGCTCCGCCTTGGCGGGCGACACGTCCACCGCGACGACCGGATCGGCGCCGGCCGCCCGGGCGGCGGAGACCGCCGACAGGCCGACCCCGCCGAGACCGATCACGGCCACCGAGTCGCCCGGGGCCACGCCCGCCGTGCGGTGTACCGCGCC
This region includes:
- a CDS encoding branched-chain amino acid ABC transporter permease, producing MDRFVFLTLDGLSRGAVYAAFALALVLIWRAARIVNFAQGAMAVAAAYAAYSVSAATGSYWLGFVAALAVGLLLGAVVDVAVMRFVDHRSPLNPVIVALGLVLLIQAVLGMVYGNEFRPAAAPFSRSALTVGGLAVLSPYDVFVFAAVGTVGAALAWIFTRTAVGLRMRAAAFAPEVSRLLGVNVGGMLTLGWALASGVGALAGMLVIPTELGLHPHAMDLVFVSAFTAAVVGGLDSPPGAIVGGVGVGLLLSYVSGYAGGDLIPLAVLVLLLAVLLVRPGGLFAPVTARRV
- a CDS encoding branched-chain amino acid ABC transporter permease, with protein sequence MSATGVAAPPATRAPRPEGRPEGRRVPTLLRHLGLAAVAASALLAVSYGLEPFRNFQLATVAAYLCATAGLTILTGLNGQLSLGHGALMAVGAYTVALTQDAFADRGRTGGGLLVVSLVAAVATSVAVGAVVGVAAARLRGPYLAGVTLAVAVVVPALTVTFDGVLNGEQGLPVPVAPPPAALGPYFPYERWQLWVAGSATLLCLVLLANLVRSRYGRTFRAVRDDEIAARLAGIHVARTQVLAFVVSAAGAGLGGALLAVLAQSVSPGAFSLTLSLFLLMAVVIGGLGRLAGALWGAALLVALPDLTHTLTDLLTLSPAAAQRLEGNLPLAIFGSTLVVVMIAAPGGVQGLLSRLARTLRDRWRAGRR
- a CDS encoding ABC transporter substrate-binding protein, with protein sequence MRRIARRGLAIATSITLLLSAAACGGNDGGSAGRGPVPGVTDTEVVVGTHMPLTGPASAGYSKIAPATKAYFDYVNANGGVHGRKITYKVMDDGYNPANTQQVVRQLVLQDKVFAVLNGLGTPTHSGVLDFLHTNRVPDLFVASGSRSWDQPDRYPNTFGFNPDYTVEGKILAHHVKTTLPGKKVCFLGQNDDFGRDSLAGVEKVLGGPVVARQDYVVSNTNVAPQIGALKAAGCEVVVLATVPGFTALSIGTAARLGFRPQWVVSNVGADHPTLAKQLGDAAGLLDGMVGINYLPMQNDTTNPWIQLFTKVNRDHNGNAPFDGNTVYGMAVGYLFVQVLLAAGRDLTRESLTEAVRKGGYQGPGLAPLRFSATDHSGYGGGRLTRVSGGVQAYFGPAYETDEGDGAVNEYTAPAVAPPANGVPTT
- a CDS encoding AAA family ATPase, translated to MQITVLRGRDHECRAIRRLLDGPDGGALLVHGEPGSGRSALLAYARHHAGDRAVLTAAGLADEATLPYAGLQRLLDPVLDRAATLPERQRRVLRRALAGGGCPADERLALSMAVLGLLAAAARDRPLLCTVDDVDSGDRQTAETLAVVARRLHRLPVTLLLAADTDAAAGGIPAHRLRPLDERNSRAALADRCPGLPAPVTAVLATVGGGNPQALADLVDVLTPGQRQGEEPLPAAPPAGGALGSAYRARLDRLPPDSRQVLLLAALDGDDDPATLVRATRAAGTTVDALAPAEAAGLVRTGPAGVTFPSPLARTMVQVVVPFAERRAAHLLLARALDGRRLRRALHLAAVADGPDPRLAAELETAAADGGDGWATAAAALRHAADLSDDPVQAAARLVTAARYAWRGGDPDTARQVLRRLPSTPAHPVVTAAAGLLRGELQLRCDAPAAAVTTLLAATEAIAATDRAEALLGLVRAGEAICFSGDHYRYADVARRMSALHRDGHPPGAELMTALIAGVAATLRGEHEQGGPLLRRAVVLGGRLTGDALTPAALTGAAVAGLLVAVDAAAHRLADRAVDLARAAGDLSQLPRALELRAMTEYWLGRHDAAADSCREGLRAARASGQHTCAAVHLGLLAVLAALRADRDTSLRHVAEIGDTAAPGSRPYALTRWALAVLDLADGRYADAADRLTSLARPGTGRGQVLVQVMATPHLVEAAAHVGHHPQARAALAVFDRWAGSTASPSRRALSARCHALLAPRGSAEAEEQFRRALRLHPADSATFERARTELLFGRELRHSRRPRDARPHLHRARQAFTLLGAGTWAELRAVRDPCAPFGDGRCS
- a CDS encoding ABC transporter ATP-binding protein translates to MTAASAQPGTDLLAVRGLVAGYGAAPVLHAVDLRVPAGAIVAVVGANGAGKTTLLRALSGMLRPTAGRILLDGEDLRGTPVEQLVRRGLAHVPEGRGVIGELTVEENLRLGGLWRRDRADAARAHDEVYQLFEPLARRRRHLGHQLSGGERQMLALGRALVGRPRLLLLDEPSLGLAPRVVAQTMTLLRQLRDRTGLAVLLVEQNVRSALGVADHGVVMSLGRVVTSAPAARLRDDADLRHAYLGF
- a CDS encoding TetR/AcrR family transcriptional regulator: MGGAEAPGRVDGRTARAERTRAAIVEAHLALISEGDLRPTGERIAERAGISLRTLWTNFKDMETLFEASGEEVLRQQDAAWRPISTELPLAKRVDAYSRQRAKLLQLIAPSARAAQMREPLSAQLHRNRLKHIDRVRDEVEALFAVELDRAGAGREQVVNAVVAVSTWGTWSMLRDGLGLGVDQARAVMARTVGALLAAVAD
- a CDS encoding helix-turn-helix transcriptional regulator, encoding MDPMPELTFGQRLKLYRERSGKTRAVLGGLVGRSAEWVKAVETDRILPPRIHMLDRIARALKVDVSALVGELSDRSAVVNGPEHPALASVRDAVNRVPLSEDVAAEPLTQIRERLTAAWRARHQASDHRTVLGALLPDLVQDAQRAALAHEGDERRRAQALLAEVLGLTQMFLAYQPAAELLWRVADRAMVAAQESGDPEALACAGWFLCQVHRDAGDWDTAMSVTLDVVSALEARTADANANLLALWGALNFEAAYTAARAGEDGRAWRYWDRADRVAQRLPKGFYQPQTSFSRVIMGAHALTVAVELQKSGEAVRQARRLDPAAIPSRPRRARHLIEVARGHYGKGDNEATVAALRQAYESAPETIRFNGYARQITLDLLDGPRHMRNDVRDLALKVGLVS
- a CDS encoding NUDIX hydrolase: MIRAPRSAMVAVLDDRQRLLLMRRHRFVFDRWVWELPGGYVDDEEEPAVCAAREVEEETGWRPGDVEPLLTFQPWVGSADAENLLFLSRSAKHIGAPTDVNEAEQVAWIPLVEARELVYSGEIAGAGTVIAVLELIAREARGEL
- a CDS encoding MFS transporter; protein product: MTGVEEPLRTDPAAVTRPAPAGLGGNYWRLWSASAVSNLADGIVKIALPLVAIGYTDSPALVAGVAAAFSLPWLLFALPAGALVDRLDRRRAMLAANTLRAALLGALALAVAFDTGSIWLLYAVAFGVGAAETLYDTSAQSILPQVVPRELLPRANGRLHAAELTANQFIGPPLAGFLVAGGAALALAGPAGLWALAVAALLFVSGRFRVERDAPSTLRSDIAEGLRFLWRHRLLRTLAMMVGGGNFATNAIFGVLVLHAVGPDSAMGLTEPGYGIFLTTIAAGIVLGSLLAGWIERRLGRARALGVSVVAMAVVVGAPALITDPFALGAVYFGGGILLAAWNVITVSLRQRITPDRLLGRVNSGYRLIAWGTLPFGAATGGLLAEMFGLRAVFAIMGTLTLALLLGMLRVTDAAIAAAEGDAAP